Proteins from a single region of Kogia breviceps isolate mKogBre1 chromosome 5, mKogBre1 haplotype 1, whole genome shotgun sequence:
- the CAMK2N2 gene encoding calcium/calmodulin-dependent protein kinase II inhibitor 2, with protein MSEILPYSEDKMGRFGADPEGSDLSFSCRLQDTNSFFAGNQAKRPPKLGQIGRAKRVVIEDDRIDDVLKGMGEKPPSGV; from the exons ATGTCCGAGATCCTGCCCTACAGTGAGGACAAGATGGGCCGCTTCGGCGCCGACCCCGAGGGCTCTGACCTCTCCTTCAGCTGCCGCCTGCAGGACACCAACTCCTTCTTCGCGGGCAACCAAGCCAAGCGACCCCCCAAGCTGGGCCAGATCGGCCGAGCCAAGAGAG TGGTGATCGAGGATGACCGGATAGACGACGTGCTGAAAGGGATGGGGGAGAAGCCGCCGTCCGGAGTGTAG